CGGCCCTCGATCCCGGCGGCTTCCTGGCGGATCTTGTCGGCGATGGCGATCTCGGTGGCACCTGCGCCGGGGACGACCTCGCCCGACTCGAGTGCGGTCGCAACGACGTCGAGTGCGTCACCGATGGCGCGCTCGAGTTCGTCGACGACGTGTTCGGTGCCGCCGCGGACGAAGACGGTAACGGTCTCGGCGGCTGCGCCGCCCTCGATGAACGCGAGATCGTCGTCGCCGTAGTTCTCGGCGCTGATGCGGTCAGCGTGTCCGAAGTCGGCCTCCTCGAGGTCGTCGAGAGCGCCGACGCGGGTGGCGCCGGTTGCGGAGATGATGTCCTTGGTGTCGCTGCTGCCGACGTTCTCGAAGACGAGGATGCCCTCGTTCGCGAGGAACGTGCTTACGCGGTCGTCGACGTCGTCCGTGGTGACGACGACGTCAGCGCCGCTTTCAGCGACGGTTTCGGCGTAGCCCTGCACTTCGCTCTCCTCGGCGTCGATGGCCGCGTTGAGCTGGTCGATGGAGTCGATGGCGTACTCCGCGTCGACGTCGCCGGTGCGAACGCCGAGTTCGACGTCGAGGACAGCAATCGACGCGTCCTCGACCGACGAGGGCATACCCTCGTGGGCCGGCTCCTCGTCGATGACGATGCCAGGGACGAGTTCGGTTGCGTTCGAGGAGGCACCGACCTGGGTGTGGACGGTGACGTTATCGCGAGCGACGCCGTCGTCGGTCTCGACGTGGCGGACGGCCTCGACGACCGTCTCGGCGAGGGATTCGGCGGTGAGACCGCCGGTGCCCTTGCCGGTCATGCTGGACTCGCCAACCTGCTTTAAAATCTCGTCGTCGACGGCGGCGTCACCGACCTGCTCGTCGATCGCTTCCTGTGCGATCGATGCGGCCTCGTGGTAGCCCTCGACGATGGTCGTGGCGTGGACATCCTGTTCGATGAGGTCCTCGGCTTCACCGAGCAGGTTGCCAGCGATCACGCCTGCGGTCGTCGTCCCGTCGCCGACTTCCTCCTCCTGAGTCTCGGCGACTTCGACGATCATCTGGGCCGCGGGGTGCTCGATGTCCATCTCGTTCAGGATGGTCGCGCCGTCGTTGGTGATGACGACCTCACCACTCGAGTCGACGAGCATTTTGTCCATCCCACGGGGTCCGAGCGTCGTCCGTACGGCCTCGGCAACTGCCTTGCCGGCCATAATATTAGACGACTGGGCGTCACGGCCCTGTGTTCGCTGGCTGTCCTCGCTCATAATGAACATGGGCTGCCCGCCCATGCGTCGCTGTTGTGCCATGGTTGAATCCTCACTAACAATGTCGTCAGCACTTCTATATAAGTGTTTCCCTCTTGCACCTCCTCCGTCTTGCGATTCCTGCAGCGACGCGTAACCGTCGCCTGTTATCCGCGGAGTCGGTAGCAAAATATGGTTCGACTCACAACTACCGCGTGGGATGCTGGAGCTGGAACATGGGTTTCGCGTCGTCGACAGCTACGCCCGGCTGGCCCCCGGACGACGCGGCGAACCGCGCGGTCGGACGATTACCCCTGACCGCCTCGAACGGGAGATGCATCAGGCAGGAATCACCAGATCGGTCGTCTTTCCGCCGGCCGAACCGGAAACGAGCTATATCGCGGCCAACAACGGCGTCGCCAGACGCAGCGTCGACCGGCCGTTCGTCGCGTTCGCCCGAATCAACGGCACGCGACGAGCGAGTGCAACCGCCACGAGTCGCCTTCACAACGCCGTCAGCTGCCGCGGCAGGAAAGACTTCCACACGACACCCGACGACGTCGAAAAGTACGCCTACGACGACCGCTTTCACGGCTTCGTCCTCGATCCACTCACCGACGGCCTGCCAGACGAGGAAGTACTCGAGACACTCGATGACGTGGGCCTCCCGCTGATTGTCCGCGGTGGGGCGGACGCGCCACCGGCTGCGCTCGCCGAAACCGTCTTCGGCCGCTCGTTCCCCGTCGTCGTCGCACACTTCGGCGGTCATCCCCTCGACCGGGACCACATGCACGAGATGGTGGACTTGCTTTCCGAGTTCGACGACTGCTACGTCGAGACGAGTTTCGTCCGCTATCGGGACGTACTCGAGCGCGCGCTCCTCGAGCACCCCGATCGCGTCCTCTTTGGCAGTGGTGCGCCGGCCTGTCATCCGAACGTCGCGGTGATGGAGATTTTGACGCTGGATGTCTCCAAAGACAAGCTCTGGCGGGCGTTTTCGAAGAACGCGTGTCGCGTGATCGAGGCGCTGTCGCCGGATGCACAGTTTCGGATTCGTCACTGAGAGCTGTGAGGTGAGCATCGAGCATGACGACCGTGCCCCGCCAACCTCCCAGACCTGACAACGATACTCCACTGCTGCGACGAGTGCAGTGATTTATAGTCGTGCCCCAATACCCGCCACGTATGAACGCGGGACGGATTCGGATGCGGTCATTATTTGCTCGACACTCGACGAGCACCCGGTGCTCCTGGCGCACCCAGCGCACCCTGCTCACCCGGCGTACCCAGCGCACACAGCGTACCCAGCGCCCCCGGTACAGCTGGAACACCCAGCGACCACCAGCCAATGGGATATAACGTCGACCAGGGCGTCGGCGACCGCCTCGCCCTCCTCCGGACCTACTGCTACGGCCTCTGTATGGGCATCGCCGACGCCCTCCCCGGGATCTCCGGCGGCACCGTCGCCCTCCTCCTTGGCTTTTACAGCCGCCTCATCACCGCCGTCACCGCCCTCACGCCCG
The DNA window shown above is from Natrialba magadii ATCC 43099 and carries:
- a CDS encoding amidohydrolase family protein — encoded protein: MLELEHGFRVVDSYARLAPGRRGEPRGRTITPDRLEREMHQAGITRSVVFPPAEPETSYIAANNGVARRSVDRPFVAFARINGTRRASATATSRLHNAVSCRGRKDFHTTPDDVEKYAYDDRFHGFVLDPLTDGLPDEEVLETLDDVGLPLIVRGGADAPPAALAETVFGRSFPVVVAHFGGHPLDRDHMHEMVDLLSEFDDCYVETSFVRYRDVLERALLEHPDRVLFGSGAPACHPNVAVMEILTLDVSKDKLWRAFSKNACRVIEALSPDAQFRIRH
- the thsA gene encoding thermosome subunit alpha; this translates as MFIMSEDSQRTQGRDAQSSNIMAGKAVAEAVRTTLGPRGMDKMLVDSSGEVVITNDGATILNEMDIEHPAAQMIVEVAETQEEEVGDGTTTAGVIAGNLLGEAEDLIEQDVHATTIVEGYHEAASIAQEAIDEQVGDAAVDDEILKQVGESSMTGKGTGGLTAESLAETVVEAVRHVETDDGVARDNVTVHTQVGASSNATELVPGIVIDEEPAHEGMPSSVEDASIAVLDVELGVRTGDVDAEYAIDSIDQLNAAIDAEESEVQGYAETVAESGADVVVTTDDVDDRVSTFLANEGILVFENVGSSDTKDIISATGATRVGALDDLEEADFGHADRISAENYGDDDLAFIEGGAAAETVTVFVRGGTEHVVDELERAIGDALDVVATALESGEVVPGAGATEIAIADKIRQEAAGIEGRKQLAVTAFADALDVVPRTLAANTGQDPIDALVDLRAAHESEGRAGLITDGEDVTIGDPLESGVVDPADVKREAVESATEAATMIVRIDDVIAAE